A single genomic interval of Suncus etruscus isolate mSunEtr1 chromosome 12, mSunEtr1.pri.cur, whole genome shotgun sequence harbors:
- the LOC126024160 gene encoding regenerating islet-derived protein 3-gamma-like, protein MKGLKRMLRKALTSDTLVHPLLESGEHLLVSTANPGLGCPNGFLSYSSHCYAFFMTPSTWMQASMDCQKWPSGQLVSVLSESEASFVASLIKNSINNYYYVWIGLYDPTEGKQDDAIGWEWSSTDQLKYHAWEVTPPSLPDSGYCGIVTESSGFRKWKDYNCNLKLPYVCKFKL, encoded by the exons ATGAAAGGTTTGAAGAGAATGCTGAGGAAAGCACTTACATCTGACACTCTTGTTCATCCTCTGCTTGAAAGTG GTGAACATTTACTTGTAagtacagccaatccaggtttgggCTGTCCAAATGGTTTTTTGTCCTACTCATCCCACTGCTATGCCTTTTTTATGACACCTTCTACCTGGATGCAAGCAAGT ATGGACTGTCAGAAGTGGCCATCAGGACaacttgtctctgtgctcagtgagTCTGAAGCATCTTTTGTGGCCTCCCTGATCAAGAACAGTATTAATAACTACTATTATGTTTGGATTGGGCTTTATGACCCCACAGAg GGAAAACAAGATGATGCAATTGGATGGGAGTGGAGTAGCACAGATCAATTGAAGTACCATGCCTGGGAGGTAACACCTCCCTCACTTCCAGACTCTGGCTACTGTGGAATTGTAACAGAGAGCTCAG GTTTTAGAAAATGGAAGGATTATAATTGCAATTTGAAATTACCCTATGTCTGCAAGTTCAAGTTATAG